Proteins from one Anopheles nili chromosome 2, idAnoNiliSN_F5_01, whole genome shotgun sequence genomic window:
- the LOC128720944 gene encoding NADH dehydrogenase [ubiquinone] 1 alpha subcomplex assembly factor 2, with protein sequence MASGPPTRNLLRIVFDNFLKSFRPRQMKGNYVGEDYFGNKYYEIPPDPSVGRRRASRWFEPTEKEAYDQEITAEWEAWLRGRRNNPPTQEELLKNLAIIKMKERNAAELEAKYSKTKDVAALEQQKTGMGSFPQYEEYEIMPGKGKREK encoded by the exons ATGGCCAGCGGTCCGCCGACGCGCAACCTACTTCGCATCGTGTTCGATAACTTCCTCAAGTCGTTCCGACCGCGCCAGATGAAGGGAAACTATGTTGGAGAGGATTATTTTGGCAACAAATATTACGAGATTCCTCCTGATCCGTCTGTTGGGCGACGACGAGCGTCCCGTTGGTTCGAGCCTACAGAGAAAGAAGCTTATGACCAGGAAATAACCGCTGAATGGGAAGCTTGGCTTCGCGGTCGAAG AAACAATCCACCGACGCAGGAGGAGTTGTTGAAAAATCTAgcgataataaaaatgaaagaacgCAACGCAGCGGAACTAGAGGCTAAGTACAGCAAAACTAAAGATGTCGCGGCGcttgagcaacaaaaaactggCATGGGATCATTCCCACAGTACGAAGAATATGAAATTATGCCTGGCAAGGGAAAACGCGAAAAGTAG
- the LOC128720943 gene encoding poly(U)-binding-splicing factor half pint: protein MEQSIKMVLMKQTLAHQQQQLASQRTQVQRQQALALMCRVYVGSISFELKEDTIRTAFLPFGPIKSINMSWDPITQKHKGFAFVEYEIPEGAQLALEQMNGAMLGGRNIKVGRPSNMPQAQQVIDEIQEEAKSYNRIYIASIHPDLTEEDIKSVFEAFGPIMTCKMSQGNAVHTHKGYGFIEYQTNQSAIEAIASMNLFDLGGQLLRVGRSITPPNALMGPAANSAMPTAAAVAAAAATAKIQAMDAVATSAVLGLSATTPVLKVGALTGLPLNPAITTAAGAGFVAQAQLAAATQAAAAINSQPGLLVPPASLAPSLLVNPVLGAAAKPLPTVLSQANPAAVAAAAAAAAAAAAAAAAAPNATAEDVYKKAQEKQQEELQKKLLEEGEPQTLQQQESMSIKGQSARHLVMQRLMRPRESKVVILRNMVGPEDVDETLQEEIQDECSKYGAVDRVIIYKERQSEGNFAEDDNTDVIVKIFVEFSQATEADRARESLNGRYFGGRLVKAESYDQALFDHGDLSG, encoded by the exons ATGGAGCAGAGCATCAAAATGGTGTTGATGAAGCAAACGTTGgcccaccagcaacagcagctggcAAGCCAGCGCACGCAGGTTCAGCGCCAGCAGGCCCTGGCTCTAATGTGTCG TGTGTACGTTGGCAGTATTTCATTCGAGCTAAAGGAAGATACAATTCGGACCGCATTCTTGCCCTTCggtccgatcaaatcgatcaaCATGTCCTGGGATCCGATCACACAGAAGCACAAAGGATTCGCGTTCGTAGAGTACGAGATTCCCGAAGGAGCACAGCTGGCGCTCGAGCAGATGAACGGTGCAATGCTCGGCGGGCGTAACATCAAAGTGGGTCGTCCTAGCAACATGCCGCAGGCTCAGCAAGTGATCGACGAAATCCAGGAGGAAGCGAAGAGCTACAATCGCATCTACATCGCCTCGATCCATCCGGATCTGACCGAGGAGGACATCAAGAGCGTGTTCGAAGCGTTCGGACCGATCATGACGTGCAAGATGTCTCAAGGTAACGCagtacacacgcacaagggcTACGGGTTTATCGAATATCAAACGAACCAGTCCGCCATCGAAGCAATCGCCAGTATGAATTTGTTTGACCTCGGGGGGCAGCTACTAAG GGTTGGCCGTTCGATCACGCCGCCGAACGCACTCATGGGACCGGCGGCGAATTCCGCCATGCCAACAGCAGCCgcagttgcagctgcagcggCCACGGCAAAGATACAAGCCATGGACGCTGTGGCTACGAGCGCGGTTCTTGGGTTGTCCGCGACGACCCCAGTGCTGAAGGTTGGTGCGCTTACAGGGCTCCCACTAAATCCAGCCATAACAACGGCGGCTGGGGCGGGATTCGTCGCCCAAGCCCAACTGGCTGCTGCGACACAAGCCGCGGCCGCCATTAACAGCCAGCCAGGTCTGCTAGTGCCGCCTGCATCGCTCGCACCGTCCCTGTTGGTAAATCCGGTGCTGGGTGCCGCTGCCAAACCCCTACCCACAGTATTGAGCCAGGCGAATCCCGCCGcggttgctgcagcagccgcagcagcagcagcggcagcggctgctgcagctgccgcCCCGAACGCGACCGCCGAGGACGTGTACAAGAAGGCTCAGGAAAAGCAACAGGAGGAGCTACAGAAGAAGCTCCTCGAAGAGGGCGAACCGCAGACGCTGCAACAGCAGGAGTCGATGTCTATCAAAGGGCAGAGCGCCCGCCATCTAGTGATGCAGCGGTTAATGCGGCCACGCGAGAGCAAGGTGGTGATACTGCGTAACATGGTCGGTCCGGAGGATGTGGACGAAACGCTGCAGGAAGAGATTCAAGATGAGTGTAGCAAGTACGGTGCCGTGGACCGGGTTATTATCTACAAGGAGCGCCAGTCAGAGGGCAATTTTGCCGAGGACGACAACACGGACGTGATCGTGAAGATCTTCGTCGAGTTTTCGCAGGCCACCGAAGCAGATAGAGCCCGAGAGTCACTGAACGGTCGCTACTTTGGCGGCCGCTTGGTCAAGGCGGAGTCGTACGATCAGGCTCTCTTTGACCACGGCGATCTGTCTGGTTAA